A window of Lepus europaeus isolate LE1 chromosome 11, mLepTim1.pri, whole genome shotgun sequence contains these coding sequences:
- the LOC133769508 gene encoding olfactory receptor 4F21-like, with translation MDGLNDSIVSEFVLLGLTTSWGTKAFLMLTFSLLYIGIILGNLFIVFLVIADSYLHSPMYFLLANLSLIDVGLSTTAVPKMISDLLSEYKAISFQSCMTQICFIHIMGGVEMVLLIAMAFDRYTAICKPLHYLNIMSPKRCVLFVVIGWVTGVVHAMSQFAFVINLPFCGPNKIDSFYCDFPRIIKLACTDGAKFEFVVAANSGFMTAGTFFLLILSYIFILATVWKHSAGDLSKALVTLSAHITVVVLFFTPCIFLYMWPFPTSSLDKYLFIVDFAVTPILNPIIYTLRNKDIKIAVQRLSKQEYFVRKF, from the coding sequence ATGGACGGCCTGAATGACTCCATAGTCTCTGAGTTTGTGTTGCTGGGACTCACCACTTCTTGGGGAACTAAGGCTTTTCTCATGTTGACATTCTCCTTGCTCTACATAGGAATCATCCTGGGAAATCTCTTCATTGTCTTCTTGGTCATTGCTGATTCTTACTTGCATTCTCCTATGTACTTCCTGCTGGCCAACCTGTCCCTCATCGATGTGGGCCTTTCCACTACTGCAGTTCCCAAGATGATCTCAGACCTTTTAAGTGAATATAAAGCAATCTCCTTCCAAAGCTGTATGACACAGATATGCTTCATCCACATCATGGGAGGAGTGGAAATGGTGCTGCTCATAGCCATGGCGTTTGACAGGTACACAGCAATCTGTAAGCCTCTTCACTATCTGAACATCATGAGCCCTAAAAGATGTGTTTTATTCGTTGTCATTGGCTGGGTAACTGGAGTTGTCCATGCGATGTCTCAATTTGCTTTTGTGATTAACTTGCCTTTCTGTGGGCCCAATAAAATAGACAGcttttactgtgactttcctAGGATAATTAAACTTGCATGTACAGATGGGGCCAAGTTTGAGTTTGTTGTTGCTGCCAACAGTGGCTTCATGACAGCAGGAACCTTCTTCCTGCTAATCCTTTCCTACATCTTCATTTTGGCCACCGTCTGGAAACATTCTGCAGGGGACTTATCCAAGGCACTTGTCACGTTGTCAGCTCACATCACGGTGGTCGTACTTTTCTTCACTCCGTGCATTTTTCTCTACATGTGGCCTTTCCCCACATCATCACTTGACAAATACTTGTTCATTGTTGATTTTGCTGTCACCCCCATCTTGAATCCTATCATCTATACACTAAGGAACAAAGATATAAAGATAGCAGTACAAAGGTTGAGCAAACAGGAGTATTTTGTCAGAAAGTTCTGA
- the LOC133770541 gene encoding olfactory receptor 4F15-like, with protein MDSLNDSVVSEFVLLGLSTSWGTKVFLTLTFSLLYVGIILGNLFIVFLVIADSHLHSPMYFLLANLSLIDVSFSTVTVPKMISGLLSEYKIISFQSCMTQTCFIHIMGAAELVLLIAMAFDRYIAICKPLHYLNIMSPKRCVLFVVIGWVIGVVHAMSQFAFVINLPFCGPNTIDSFYCDFPRVIKLACIDGAKFEFVIAANSGFMTAGTFFLLIISYIFILVTVWKRSAGDLSKALVTLSAHITVVVLFFTPCVFLYVWPFPTSSIDKYMFIVDFAITPALNPVIYTLRNKDIKIAVQRLSKQKYYFMFC; from the coding sequence ATGGACAGCCTGAATGACTCTGTGGTCTCTGAGTTTGTGTTGCTGGGACTCTCCACTTCTTGGGGAACTAAGGTTTTTCTCACGTTGACATTCTCCTTGCTCTATGTAGGTATCATCCTGGGAAATCTCTTCATTGTCTTCTTGGTCATTGCTGATTCTCACTTGCATTCTCCTATGTACTTCCTGCTGGCCAACCTGTCCCTCATTGATGTGAGCTTTTCCACAGTCACAGTTCCCAAGATGATCTCAGGCCTTTTAAGTGAATACAAAATAATCTCCTTCCAAAGCTGTATGACACAGACATGCTTCATCCACATCATGGGAGCAGCAGAATTGGTGCTACTCATAGCCATGGCGTTTGACAGGTACATTGCAATCTGTAAACCTCTACACTACTTGAACATCATGAGCCCtaaaagatgtgttttatttgtaGTCATTGGCTGGGTAATTGGAGTTGTGCATGCGATGTCTCAATTTGCTTTTGTGATAAACTTGCCTTTCTGTGGTCCTAATACAATAGACAGcttttactgtgactttccccGGGTCATAAAGCTTGCATGCATTGATGGAGCCAAGTTTGAGTTTGTTATTGCTGCCAACAGTGGCTTCATGACAGCAGGAACCTTCTTCCTGCTAATCATTTCCTATATCTTCATTTTGGTCACCGTCTGGAAACGTTCTGCAGGGGATTTATCCAAGGCACTCGTCACGTTGTCAGCTCACATCACGGTGGTTGTGCTTTTCTTCACCCcatgtgtgtttctgtatgtgtgGCCTTTCCCCACATCATCAATTGATAAATACATGTTCATTGTTGACTTTGCTATCACCCCTGCCTTGAATCCTGTCATCTATACACTAAGgaacaaagatataaaaatagcAGTACAAAGATTGAGCAAACAGAAATACTATTTCATGTTTTGCTAA
- the LOC133770540 gene encoding olfactory receptor 4K17-like produces the protein MEEANQSVVSEFIFQGLCDSQELQAILLLPFSILYLMTVLGNLFVVLLIITDHNLHSPMYFLLANLSFVDSCLSSVTTPKLITDLLKDDKTISFGGCMAQILCVHFFGGGEMVLLVTMAYDRYVAICKPLHYSSIMDRQKCTWLVLTSWIIGFVHAMSQLAMILELPFCGPTVVDSFFCDIPLVIKLACMDTDTLRIVINADSGLLATACFILVLISYTYILFTIHLNAKDGASKALSTCTSHITVVVLFFGPCIFIYLWPVSITWVNKFLAVFYTVITPFMNPAIYTLRNKEIKNAIKRLTNQHVNSRDNC, from the coding sequence ATGGAAGAAGCAAACCAATCAGTGGTGTCTGAGTTTATTTTTCAGGGACTTTGTGACTCACAGGAGCTCCAAGCAATCCTCCTACTGCCATTTTCTATACTCTACCTAATGACAGTTTTGGGCAACCTCTTTGTCGTGCTGTTAATCATCACTGACCACAATCTCCATTCCCCCATGTACTTCCTCTTAGCTAATCTCTCCTTTGTAGACTCATGCCTTTCCTCAGTGACCACCCCTAAACTGATCACAGACCTCCTGAAGGATGATAAGACCATTTCCTTTGGGGGCTGCATGGCCCAGATTCTCTGTGTGCATTTCTTTGGAGGGGGTGAGATGGTTCTTCTGGTGACAATGGCCTATGACCGTTatgtggccatctgcaagccactCCATTACTCCAGCATCATGGACAGACAGAAGTGCACCTGGCTGGTTTTGACATCGTGGATCATTGGCTTTGTTCACGCTATGAGCCAACTGGCTATGATCTTGGAGCTGCCTTTCTGTGGACCTACAGTAGTGGACAGCTTTTTTTGTGATATTCCTTTGGTGATCAAACTAGCCTGTATGGATACCGATACTTTAAGAATAGTTATAAACGCAGACAGTGGGCTTTTGGCAACAGCTTGCTTCATTCTCGTGCTGATCTCCTATACTTATATCCTGTTTACCATCCATCTTAATGCTAAAGATGGTGCATCGAAGGCCCTCTCTACCTGTACTTCTCACATCACAGTGGTGGTGCTGTTCTTTGGACCCTGCATCTTCATCTACCTGTGGCCAGTAAGTATCACCTGGGTGAACAAGTTTCTGGCTGTGTTTTATACTGTAATCACACCTTTCATGAATCCAGCCATTTACACACTAAGAAATAAAGAGATTAAGAATGCCATAAAGAGGCTGACAAATCAGCATGTGAACTCAAGGGATAATTGTTAG